The proteins below are encoded in one region of Phaseolus vulgaris cultivar G19833 chromosome 1, P. vulgaris v2.0, whole genome shotgun sequence:
- the LOC137813884 gene encoding nascent polypeptide-associated complex subunit alpha-like protein 1, whose translation MTAQTQEDLLAAHLEQEKIHDDEPVVEDEDEEDDDEDDEDDDNAEGLEGDTSGRSKQTRSEKKSRKAMLKLGMKPITGVSRVTVKKSKNILFVISKPDVFKSPTSDTYIIFGEAKIEDLSSQLQTQAAEQFKTPNVSNVGLKPETSATAQDDEDVDESDVDPKDIELVMTQAGVVRSRAVKALKTANGDIVAAIMELTN comes from the exons ATGACAGCTCAGACTCAAGAGGATCTTCTTGCGGCTCACCTCGAACAGGAAAAGATCCAT GATGACGAGCCTGTagttgaggatgaggatgaggaagatgatgatgaagacgATGAGGATGATGACAATGCTGAAG GTCTAGAGGGTGATACATCTGGTAGATCCAAGCAGACCAGAAGTGAAAAGAAGAGTCGCAAGGCAATGCTCAAACTTGGAATGAAGCCTATTACAGGTGTCAGTCGTGTGACTGTCAAGAAGAGCAAGAAC ATCCTTTTTGTTATCTCAAAACCGGATGTTTTCAAGAGTCCAACTTCTGACACATACATTATATTCGGGGAAGCAAAGATTGAGGACTTGAGTTCACAGCTACAGACTCAGGCAGCAGAACAATTCAAGACTCCTAATGTGAGCAATGTCGGATTGAAGCCTGAAACCTCTGCTACTGCTCAAGATGATGAAGATGTGGACGAGTCTGATGTAGATCCCAAGGATATAGAGTTGGTGATGACTCAAGCTGGTGTGGTAAGATCAAGAGCTGTTAAGGCCCTCAAAACTGCCAATGGCGATATTGTTGCTGCCATTATGGAGCTAACTAATTGA